From Triticum urartu cultivar G1812 chromosome 2, Tu2.1, whole genome shotgun sequence, a single genomic window includes:
- the LOC125533807 gene encoding cadmium/zinc-transporting ATPase HMA2-like, with product MIHSPRCLLIICPSPSLQQRMPIARHQSAAEDPHSVGTTRTPKIVRELNGARLEASVRAYDGTGQSKVSNKWRSPYMLMCGMLLVVSLFEHFWRPPKWFAVVGAAPGLPPIMLRSVAVLRWCTMDVNILMLIVGWCCYDGRSEEAWRCAPQL from the exons ATGATACATAGCCCGAGGTGTCTCCTCATCATCTGCCCGTCGCCCAGTCTGCAGCAGAGGATGCCCATCGCCCGCCACCAGTCTGCAGCAGAGGATCCCCACTCTGTTGGCACAACACGAACACCCAAAATAG TTAGGGAGCTGAATGGGGCGAGGCTGGAGGCATCCGTGAGGGCGTACGATGGCACCGGCCAGAGCAAGGTGTCCAACAAATGGCGCAGCCCCTACATGCTCATGTGCGGGATGCTTCTGGTGGTCTCACTCTTCGAGCACTTCTGGAGGCCGCCCAAGTGGTTCGCCGTGGTGGGGGCGGCCCCCGGCCTGCCGCCGATCATGCTCAGGAGCGTCGCCGTGCTTCGGTGGTGCACCATGGACGTCAACATACTCATGCTCATCGTAG GTTGGTGCTGCTATGATGGAAGATCAGAAGAGGCATGGAGATGCGCACCACAACTTTAG